A single window of Actinoallomurus bryophytorum DNA harbors:
- a CDS encoding epoxide hydrolase family protein, with translation MNDELRERLRHRRRVTVPWSDDPTRGVGGATFDALLDRWANDFDWSVHERRIDGLPWRSVRSGDTELRLIHQRSAYPDAPVVVLLHGWPDSVLRFERVLPLLTDFHLVVPALPGFPFAPPLTTPGMSANRIAGIVADALDQLGYGRYTLSAGDVGGIVAEILAAEHPDRVASLHLTNVALRRAATADPARLAPDAAGYPAQAGQWSRANGGFVAEQSTRPNTLAVALGDSPAGLAAWITEKLQAWSGEGAFTPDDILTWVSAYWTTGAIATSFATYVEPPALAPRVDTPTVLSVFADDFLPAPRGYAEAFLNVREYVEHPAGGHFAAWEQPEAYAADVRRAIELGGGVGS, from the coding sequence ATGAACGACGAACTCCGAGAACGTCTCCGGCACCGGCGTCGCGTCACCGTCCCGTGGAGCGACGACCCCACCCGCGGCGTCGGCGGCGCCACCTTCGACGCCCTGCTCGACCGGTGGGCGAACGATTTCGACTGGAGCGTGCACGAGCGCCGCATCGACGGGCTGCCTTGGCGGTCGGTGAGGTCGGGCGACACCGAGCTGCGCCTGATTCACCAGCGGTCGGCCTATCCGGACGCGCCGGTGGTGGTCCTTCTGCACGGCTGGCCCGACTCGGTGCTGCGTTTCGAGCGCGTCCTGCCCCTGCTCACCGACTTTCATCTGGTGGTGCCGGCGCTGCCGGGCTTCCCGTTCGCGCCGCCGCTCACCACCCCCGGCATGTCGGCCAACCGCATCGCCGGCATCGTCGCCGACGCCCTCGACCAGCTCGGCTACGGCCGCTATACGCTGTCCGCCGGCGACGTCGGCGGCATCGTTGCCGAGATCCTCGCGGCCGAGCACCCCGACCGGGTGGCGTCACTGCACCTCACCAACGTCGCGTTGCGCCGTGCCGCCACCGCGGACCCGGCCAGGCTCGCCCCCGACGCGGCCGGCTATCCCGCCCAGGCTGGGCAGTGGTCCCGGGCCAACGGCGGATTCGTCGCCGAGCAGTCGACCCGGCCCAACACGCTCGCCGTGGCCCTCGGTGACTCTCCCGCCGGGCTCGCCGCGTGGATCACCGAGAAGCTGCAGGCGTGGTCGGGCGAGGGAGCCTTCACCCCGGACGACATCCTCACCTGGGTCAGCGCCTACTGGACCACCGGCGCGATCGCCACGTCGTTCGCCACCTACGTCGAACCGCCGGCCCTTGCCCCTCGCGTCGACACGCCGACCGTACTCTCCGTGTTCGCAGACGACTTCCTCCCGGCGCCGCGCGGCTATGCCGAGGCATTCCTCAACGTCCGCGAATACGTGGAGCACCCAGCCGGCGGACACTTCGCGGCCTGGGAACAGCCCGAGGCATATGCCGCCGACGTCCGCCGCGCGATCGAGCTGGGCGGCGGTGTCGGTTCTTGA
- a CDS encoding aminopeptidase: protein MTGQMVDERVFEGVDALLDDFVAITGGDTLVITYTPDSREPAAWVALGLKHRGFNAAIVPMLPLEDESFAGRLAEALPDRSALQGRLVIITLERDTMSHFDVFQPILGHYGPDKTMILRIISASTDFFTKALNVSPRELSRLNATLLHRVNSARRVRVTTSGGTDITVELDSEKYQWLSNRGVWRPGGFTILPAGEIATYPVSVEGVLVADGAYNANIISDLNAKLADNPVRVEIEAGKARDLTCDNAKLQEMFQLCLDSPNGRNVGEFGLGTNHGIDEYITANSHINERRCGLHLGFGQHNQSLSRVPYMAYAHLDLITDGGLMWIDDEVDPIDLSRLEPIDVPHPVDALDEDITGDCCGMGYRQLKGLSDPSCAIPEASPERGSDTVRI from the coding sequence ATGACTGGGCAGATGGTCGATGAGCGTGTCTTCGAGGGTGTTGACGCGTTGCTGGATGACTTCGTGGCGATCACGGGTGGGGACACACTCGTGATCACTTACACGCCTGACAGCCGCGAGCCCGCTGCCTGGGTCGCGCTCGGTCTCAAGCATCGCGGCTTCAACGCTGCCATCGTTCCCATGCTTCCGTTGGAGGACGAGAGCTTCGCCGGACGGCTCGCCGAGGCGCTGCCAGATCGGTCCGCGCTGCAGGGCCGGTTGGTCATCATCACCCTGGAGCGGGACACGATGTCGCACTTCGACGTGTTCCAGCCCATCCTGGGCCACTACGGGCCGGACAAGACCATGATTCTGCGAATCATCAGCGCGTCCACTGATTTCTTCACCAAGGCGCTCAATGTCAGTCCTAGGGAGTTGTCGAGGCTCAATGCCACGTTGCTCCACCGGGTCAACAGCGCCAGGCGGGTACGTGTGACGACGTCGGGCGGAACTGACATCACCGTCGAACTCGACAGTGAGAAGTACCAGTGGCTCAGCAACCGAGGTGTGTGGCGCCCTGGTGGCTTCACCATCCTCCCCGCGGGGGAGATCGCCACTTACCCGGTCAGTGTCGAAGGAGTCCTGGTCGCCGACGGCGCGTACAACGCTAATATCATCAGCGACCTGAACGCGAAACTGGCCGACAACCCGGTCCGAGTCGAGATCGAGGCCGGAAAGGCTCGTGATCTCACCTGTGACAACGCGAAGCTCCAAGAGATGTTCCAGCTCTGCTTGGACAGCCCGAATGGTCGTAATGTCGGCGAGTTCGGGCTCGGTACGAATCATGGTATCGATGAGTACATCACCGCGAACTCTCATATCAACGAGCGCCGTTGCGGTCTTCATCTAGGTTTCGGACAACACAACCAGAGCTTGTCCCGCGTTCCCTACATGGCCTATGCGCATCTGGATCTGATCACCGACGGTGGTCTGATGTGGATAGACGATGAGGTCGACCCCATTGATCTGTCACGTCTCGAGCCCATCGACGTTCCTCATCCAGTCGACGCGCTCGACGAGGACATCACGGGCGACTGTTGTGGCATGGGGTACCGCCAGCTGAAGGGGCTCTCGGACCCGTCCTGCGCGATTCCCGAAGCCTCCCCGGAGCGGGGCAGTGACACCGTGCGTATTTAG